GCCGTCAAGGCCCCCGGCTTCGGCGACCGCCGCAAGGCCATGCTCGAAGACATCGCGACCCTCACCGGCGGCACCGTCGTCAGCGAGGAGCGCGGCTACCGCCTCGAGAACGCCACGCTCGACTACCTCGGCCGCGCCAAGCGCGTCGTGATCGACAAGGACACGACGACCGTCGTGGACGGGGCCGGCACCGAGGACACGATCAAGGCCCGCATCGGCCAGATCCGCGGCCAGATCGAGAACACGACCTCCGACTACGACCGCGAGAAGCTCCAGGAGCGCCTCGCCAAGCTGTCGGGCGGCGTCGCGGTCCTCAAGATCGGTGCCGCGACCGAGGTCGAGATGAAGGAGAAGAAGGCCCGCGTCGAAGACGCGCTCCACGCCACGCGTGCGGCCGTCGAAGAGGGTATTGTCCCCGGCGGCGGCGTCGCCTTCATCCGCACGCTCGGCTCGCTCGACAACGTCGAGACCGAGAACGAGGACCAGAAGATCGGCGTCGGGATCGTGCGCCGCGCGCTCGAAGAGCCGCTCCGCCAGATCTCCTCGAACGCCGGCCTCGAAGGCTCGATCGTCGTCCAGAAGGTCAAGGAGGGCGAAGGCACCTTCGGCTTCAACGCCCGCACCGAGGAGTACGGCGACCTCATCGAGCACGGCGTCGTGGACCCGACGAAGGTCGCGCGCACCGCGCTCGAGAACGCCGCGTCGGTGGCCGGCCTGCTGCTGACGACGGAGTCGGTCGTGGCCGACAAGCCGGAGCCGGAAGCGGCTGCGCCCGCGATGCCCGACATGGGCGGCATGGGCGGCGGGATGGGCTTCTAAGCCAGTCCCGAGCACGGATGCTCCACCGGGGCGGCTCTCTGCGGAGGGCCGCCCCTTGCTTTTGTGAGGCGCGGTGTTATACCATGATATTTTCACCCACAAACCCTTGCTGTCATGAACTTAATTCTTCGCTTTCCACTTACGGCACTCGTCGTACTGTTCGCCGCCGCACCTGCCCTCGCCCAGTACCCGCTGGGCGTCGGGGGACCGCAGCCGGACGCCGCCAACGCGGCCCACTACGACGACCTGGGCAACACGTACCTCGTCGGTGCCTTCCGGGCCACGTCGGACTTCGATCCCAGCGCCGGCTCGCTCGCGCTCACCTCGGCGGGCAACACCGACGCGTTCGTCGCCTCCTACGACCCCGGCGGGACCGTGCGCTGGGCCTTTGCGATTGGAACGCCCGGGCGCGAGGTCGCCAACGACGTGATGCACCAGGACGGCGTGCTCTACGTCACCGGCCAGTACGAGGGCACGCCCGACTTCGACCCTAGCCTCACGGGCATCGCCACTGCGCCGGCAGGCGGCGGACTCGACGCGTTCGTAGCGGCGTACGATGTATCCGGGGTCACGCCTGCTTTTCTCTGGCTGGCCCCCATCTTCGGGCCGGACGACCAGATCGGGCAGGACCTCGACGTCAACGCGTTCCCGCCGTTCAACGTCTGGGCCACCGGCTCCATCGTCGACAACGCCGACTTCGGCGGGGCCGTCCTCGCGGCGGCCGGCACCAACAGCGACGTGTTTGTCGCGGGGTACGACGC
This region of Bacteroidota bacterium genomic DNA includes:
- the groL gene encoding chaperonin GroEL (60 kDa chaperone family; promotes refolding of misfolded polypeptides especially under stressful conditions; forms two stacked rings of heptamers to form a barrel-shaped 14mer; ends can be capped by GroES; misfolded proteins enter the barrel where they are refolded when GroES binds); its protein translation is MAKQITFDTEARNSLKSGVDKLANAVKVTLGPKGRNVIIEKKFGAPTVTKDGVTVAKEVELDDKIENVGAQMVKEVASKTSDVAGDGTTTATVLAQAIMNAGLRNVTSGANPMDLKRGIDKAVTAVVAELKTLSREVGGKNEIAQVGSISANNDSEIGDLIAEAMEKVGKDGVITVEEAKGTETSLDTVEGMQFDRGYLSPYFVTDPDNMQVALEDPMILIHDKKISAMKDLLPVLEKVAQMGQPLLIIAEDIDGEALATLVVNKLRGTLRVAAVKAPGFGDRRKAMLEDIATLTGGTVVSEERGYRLENATLDYLGRAKRVVIDKDTTTVVDGAGTEDTIKARIGQIRGQIENTTSDYDREKLQERLAKLSGGVAVLKIGAATEVEMKEKKARVEDALHATRAAVEEGIVPGGGVAFIRTLGSLDNVETENEDQKIGVGIVRRALEEPLRQISSNAGLEGSIVVQKVKEGEGTFGFNARTEEYGDLIEHGVVDPTKVARTALENAASVAGLLLTTESVVADKPEPEAAAPAMPDMGGMGGGMGF